From Geovibrio ferrireducens, the proteins below share one genomic window:
- a CDS encoding phage tail tape measure protein, whose translation MEKTSALSFIIGAALGSGFATTIESAKGKVKGLQSRFEELSSTKDKISSLSNIEADLNNTQSALTAAQSRVSTFSASFSTAERRISPALNAAKERVRSLAAELDNTAEPTSAMIKEFTKAQNEVTRLNKVLEAEEKVLRKAENEVKNLSDSYNRQKRVLSETREELRKANVDVNKLASEEARLTAILEKRKKRYEYSVRVDEARDANRQSRDSLKQDLIGNVAKFALLAGTANSAREIEKAKGEVASLGVSESGLTAIAKEAISFTNQFSGTSAPDFIRASYDIKSGISSLSDEGVAKFTSLSAMTAKATKSSTGTMTGLFATGYGIYRQQFEKFGKNTIKGWDTLSAEERDTKFGEYFSAGISSAVQQFKTDGNQMSAALSALGAAATSAGYSMNDQLAVLGILQTTMGGSEAATKFRAFISKAAGAGDTLGMSFTDANDQLLPVPEILKKMKERYGDTLDAIEKQEITKAFGTEEAVAMIDLLYKDVKGLETASDSLAVSMGQGAAATEKMARAAERGNEVELFKQRISNLASTIGQLFLPIINGTLDVVGSFMTVIVTATEKFPILTTVIVGAVAGLMAFTTAIYAARLAGNYIAGGYLAFAKVLALIGIRLPINRKEFVALIRVMNIANMRAKALAISSSIATAATKAWAFATRMLNLAFISTPIGWIVLGIAAIAAGAYLLIKNWDSVKTFFSGFWAWFGSAFSAGWDMLRNGITGVVDFYKNIWMSIFNFLSSFSLFESGFRLISTLGEGIKSAAFAPIEAVKGVLGKVRDFLPFSDAKEGPLSTLTLSGSRIPSTLAEGVRRADPELVNAVKNTAGKASAALGDSAQTGGGAGGAFKGGGINITIHMTVTGNADPAQASEYGETLGQKIKETLERLGNDGDRVSYA comes from the coding sequence ATGGAAAAAACCAGTGCTTTATCTTTTATCATCGGTGCAGCCCTCGGTTCAGGTTTTGCAACTACAATAGAATCGGCAAAAGGAAAAGTCAAGGGGCTGCAGTCACGCTTTGAGGAACTCTCTTCTACAAAAGATAAAATTTCATCATTAAGTAATATTGAAGCGGATCTGAATAATACTCAAAGCGCGCTCACTGCCGCTCAGTCAAGAGTGAGCACGTTTTCAGCATCATTCAGCACTGCTGAGCGGCGTATTTCACCTGCGCTTAACGCAGCAAAAGAACGTGTGCGTTCACTGGCTGCGGAGCTTGACAATACAGCCGAACCTACATCGGCAATGATAAAGGAATTCACAAAAGCCCAGAACGAAGTAACACGGCTGAATAAAGTTCTTGAAGCAGAGGAAAAGGTTCTTCGTAAAGCCGAAAACGAAGTAAAAAACCTTTCAGACTCGTATAATAGACAAAAAAGAGTCTTAAGCGAAACGCGGGAAGAACTGCGCAAAGCTAATGTAGATGTTAATAAACTGGCGAGTGAAGAAGCGCGTCTTACAGCTATCCTCGAAAAGCGTAAAAAGCGCTACGAATACAGTGTACGCGTTGATGAAGCCCGCGACGCGAACAGGCAGTCTAGGGATTCTCTCAAACAAGATTTAATTGGTAACGTAGCTAAATTCGCGCTCCTTGCGGGTACTGCGAATTCAGCCCGCGAAATAGAAAAAGCAAAAGGCGAAGTAGCATCACTCGGTGTTTCCGAAAGCGGGCTTACAGCTATAGCAAAAGAAGCTATCTCTTTCACAAACCAGTTTTCAGGAACGTCTGCTCCTGATTTCATCCGTGCCAGTTATGACATTAAGTCAGGTATATCAAGCCTCAGCGATGAAGGTGTTGCTAAATTCACAAGTTTGTCAGCCATGACAGCAAAAGCAACAAAGTCATCCACAGGAACGATGACAGGTCTTTTCGCAACCGGTTACGGTATTTACCGCCAGCAATTTGAGAAATTCGGGAAAAATACAATAAAAGGATGGGACACCCTTTCTGCGGAAGAACGTGATACTAAATTCGGCGAATATTTCAGTGCGGGCATATCTTCTGCTGTTCAGCAGTTTAAAACAGACGGTAATCAGATGTCAGCGGCTCTGTCCGCACTCGGTGCAGCGGCAACATCCGCCGGTTATTCCATGAACGACCAGCTTGCGGTTCTCGGCATTCTTCAGACAACGATGGGCGGTTCAGAAGCGGCCACAAAATTCAGAGCGTTTATATCAAAGGCCGCCGGAGCCGGGGACACTCTCGGCATGTCATTTACCGATGCGAACGATCAGTTGCTTCCTGTACCCGAAATACTGAAAAAGATGAAAGAACGTTATGGCGATACACTTGATGCTATAGAGAAACAGGAAATCACAAAGGCATTCGGCACGGAAGAGGCAGTTGCCATGATCGATTTGCTTTACAAAGACGTTAAAGGTCTTGAAACAGCCTCAGACAGCCTCGCGGTGAGTATGGGGCAGGGAGCCGCCGCAACGGAAAAAATGGCACGGGCAGCGGAAAGGGGTAACGAGGTTGAGCTTTTCAAGCAGCGGATTTCAAATCTGGCATCAACAATCGGGCAACTTTTTCTCCCGATTATCAACGGAACATTGGATGTAGTCGGTTCATTCATGACCGTAATCGTAACTGCAACAGAAAAATTTCCGATATTGACAACGGTGATAGTAGGCGCTGTTGCGGGTTTGATGGCTTTTACAACGGCTATTTATGCCGCTAGGCTTGCGGGTAATTATATCGCAGGGGGGTATCTCGCCTTTGCTAAAGTGTTGGCTCTTATCGGCATTCGGCTGCCTATAAACCGCAAAGAGTTTGTCGCACTGATCAGGGTTATGAACATTGCAAACATGAGAGCAAAAGCTCTTGCAATATCATCCAGCATAGCAACAGCGGCAACCAAGGCGTGGGCATTCGCAACACGAATGCTGAATCTGGCATTTATCTCAACACCGATCGGTTGGATAGTACTCGGCATAGCTGCTATAGCTGCCGGGGCATATCTGCTTATAAAAAACTGGGATTCTGTAAAAACATTTTTCTCAGGTTTCTGGGCATGGTTCGGCAGTGCATTTTCCGCAGGGTGGGATATGCTTAGAAACGGTATTACTGGGGTCGTTGATTTTTATAAAAACATATGGATGAGTATTTTTAATTTTCTGAGCAGTTTCAGCCTTTTTGAATCAGGCTTCCGTCTTATTTCAACTCTGGGCGAGGGTATAAAATCCGCTGCGTTTGCCCCGATAGAGGCAGTAAAAGGCGTTTTGGGCAAGGTGCGGGATTTTCTCCCGTTTTCTGATGCGAAGGAAGGGCCGCTGTCAACTCTTACGCTTTCCGGCTCACGTATACCTTCCACCCTTGCCGAAGGTGTCCGCAGGGCCGACCCTGAACTTGTCAACGCTGTAAAAAATACAGCAGGAAAAGCATCAGCAGCACTGGGAGATTCCGCTCAGACTGGCGGGGGCGCGGGAGGGGCGTTCAAAGGCGGCGGAATCAATATAACAATTCACATGACAGTAACCGGCAATGCCGATCCCGCTCAGGCATCGGAATACGGAGAAACTCTCGGACAGAAAATAAAAGAAACTCTTGAGAGGCTGGGGAATGACGGTGACAGGGTGAGTTATGCGTAA
- a CDS encoding phage tail assembly protein yields MGKAKEQEKEALNLQGIDIGLLIEKALEMEREGIVDGRFAKAKNVKITLNHPFNLGEKEVTELILRRPTNADKLEMEKKDTEDLGYDHHYMAKLTGLTPAEYLNVDLDDHKEVLAVYKNFFSSHPRTLSS; encoded by the coding sequence ATGGGCAAGGCAAAAGAACAGGAAAAGGAAGCATTGAATCTTCAAGGGATAGATATAGGCCTTCTGATAGAAAAAGCTCTGGAAATGGAGCGCGAGGGAATAGTCGACGGGCGCTTCGCGAAGGCAAAAAATGTGAAAATAACTCTGAATCATCCTTTTAATCTCGGCGAAAAGGAAGTAACTGAACTCATACTGCGCCGCCCCACCAATGCGGACAAACTGGAAATGGAGAAAAAGGACACGGAGGATCTCGGTTATGATCATCACTACATGGCAAAGCTCACAGGCTTAACCCCTGCGGAATATCTCAATGTTGATCTTGACGATCACAAGGAGGTGCTTGCTGTTTACAAGAATTTTTTCTCCTCTCATCCGAGGACATTAAGCAGTTAG
- a CDS encoding phage major tail tube protein — MKVIGAKVWKDGKEHAVADVTLPSLEAMSDTIKGGGIAGEMDVPVIGQFGEIEMECTWRSTTKEAYDLMKPGPHELEVRGALQELDKNSGKWKVIAVRVFVRATPKKLEGGKLETAASMDIPQAFSLSYMKTELDGEEMVELDKLNYIYKVRGEDVLADVRKAMGME; from the coding sequence ATGAAAGTTATAGGCGCAAAAGTATGGAAAGACGGCAAAGAGCACGCTGTTGCTGATGTTACGCTCCCCTCTCTGGAAGCAATGAGCGACACAATAAAAGGCGGCGGCATCGCCGGGGAAATGGATGTCCCGGTAATAGGCCAGTTCGGTGAAATCGAAATGGAGTGCACATGGCGCTCAACAACAAAAGAGGCATACGACCTTATGAAACCGGGGCCGCATGAGCTTGAGGTAAGAGGAGCTCTTCAGGAACTGGATAAGAACAGCGGAAAGTGGAAAGTCATCGCTGTGCGGGTTTTTGTCAGAGCAACTCCCAAAAAACTCGAAGGCGGTAAGCTCGAAACTGCCGCAAGCATGGACATACCTCAGGCATTCAGCCTGAGCTATATGAAAACCGAGCTCGATGGTGAGGAAATGGTTGAGCTTGATAAGCTGAACTATATATACAAAGTGCGCGGCGAGGATGTTCTCGCTGATGTGCGTAAAGCGATGGGGATGGAATAG
- a CDS encoding phage tail sheath family protein, giving the protein MSLMHGINVREEATSVISMRTVDSAIPVVVGTAPINMGNLSNVNNPVICHTLAGAVTELGYVDDFSAGFSLCEAIYSQFQLYGIAPVIFINVLNPAEHKTDVAASVKTFASNKITLEYGVLSSTVVVKSEDGETTYTVNTDYALSFDKDGKTVINKLGEAITDSVSVSYTKLDPSLVTAEDIIGGIDVNTGKKTGLELISEIFPRFRVVPGLLIAPGWSHDVSVASVLAAKSEKINGLFRAMSIADIQAESVEKYSDIPAFKQQNSLVDEDMVLTWPKLKNGSKEFFQSTHLAGLISEVDANNGGIPYESPSNKNYKITGSVYNGEEVYLGLEEADYLNRNGIVTSLNWSNGWTSWGNRTAAFPDITDVKDNFIPIRRMFNWIQNTFILTYWQKIDFPIKKRNLKMIADSGTFWLNGLTSREFILGGRFEFREADNPLTDLMNGIVRFRVFVTPPSPMEQLEFILEYDLTYVSTLFG; this is encoded by the coding sequence ATGAGTCTCATGCACGGTATAAACGTAAGAGAAGAGGCAACCAGCGTAATCTCAATGCGCACTGTTGACTCGGCAATCCCCGTTGTTGTGGGCACGGCTCCGATCAATATGGGCAATCTGAGTAACGTGAACAATCCCGTAATCTGCCATACTCTGGCCGGTGCAGTAACCGAACTCGGTTATGTTGATGATTTCAGCGCAGGTTTTTCACTGTGCGAAGCTATTTACAGCCAGTTTCAGCTTTACGGCATAGCTCCCGTTATTTTTATAAACGTACTCAATCCCGCGGAGCATAAAACTGACGTTGCAGCATCTGTTAAAACTTTTGCATCTAACAAGATCACACTTGAATACGGTGTGCTGTCCTCGACAGTTGTTGTCAAAAGTGAAGACGGTGAAACGACATATACTGTCAACACCGACTATGCTCTGAGTTTCGACAAAGACGGTAAAACGGTTATAAATAAGCTCGGAGAAGCTATCACAGACAGCGTAAGCGTGTCCTATACCAAGCTTGACCCTTCGCTCGTCACGGCTGAGGACATTATCGGCGGTATAGACGTAAACACAGGCAAGAAAACAGGTCTTGAATTAATAAGTGAGATTTTTCCGCGGTTCCGTGTAGTACCGGGGCTTCTTATAGCTCCCGGATGGTCTCATGATGTTTCTGTTGCCTCCGTCCTCGCGGCAAAAAGCGAGAAAATAAACGGACTCTTCAGAGCTATGAGCATAGCCGACATACAGGCCGAATCAGTTGAAAAATACTCAGATATTCCGGCGTTTAAGCAGCAGAACAGCCTCGTGGACGAAGACATGGTTCTCACCTGGCCGAAGCTTAAAAACGGTTCAAAAGAGTTCTTCCAGTCAACGCACCTTGCGGGTCTCATCAGCGAAGTCGATGCAAATAACGGCGGGATCCCGTATGAATCCCCTTCAAACAAAAATTATAAGATAACCGGCTCTGTGTATAATGGGGAAGAAGTATATCTCGGTCTTGAAGAAGCTGATTATCTCAACCGTAACGGCATAGTCACATCGTTGAACTGGTCGAACGGGTGGACATCGTGGGGCAACCGCACGGCGGCTTTCCCTGATATTACGGATGTGAAAGACAACTTTATCCCCATTCGCCGGATGTTCAACTGGATTCAGAATACGTTCATCCTTACTTACTGGCAGAAAATAGATTTTCCCATAAAAAAACGAAACCTCAAAATGATCGCAGACAGCGGCACATTCTGGCTGAACGGTCTCACAAGCCGGGAGTTTATCCTTGGCGGACGTTTCGAATTCAGGGAAGCAGACAACCCCTTGACGGATCTTATGAACGGGATTGTTCGCTTTAGGGTTTTTGTAACTCCTCCGTCTCCCATGGAGCAGCTTGAGTTCATTCTGGAGTACGACCTCACATACGTATCAACCCTGTTCGGTTAA
- a CDS encoding DUF5675 family protein, with protein sequence MKTVEIQRLEQTDTHTLGVLMIDGIVTAMTLEDPDNGNQRNISCIPAGEYEAVRHTSPKFGETFHVQNVPGRSEIIFHAGNTHNDTRGCILLGARPSYNAKGERFISDSRIAMSSFLERLKGENRIKVIIRGAE encoded by the coding sequence ATGAAAACAGTTGAAATCCAGAGACTTGAACAGACAGATACTCATACGCTCGGTGTGCTTATGATAGACGGCATCGTTACGGCTATGACGCTTGAAGACCCTGACAACGGTAACCAGCGCAATATAAGCTGCATCCCCGCGGGTGAGTATGAAGCAGTAAGACATACAAGTCCCAAATTCGGCGAAACATTTCATGTTCAGAATGTGCCGGGCAGAAGTGAGATTATCTTCCACGCCGGAAACACACACAATGATACCCGCGGGTGCATTCTGCTCGGAGCAAGACCGTCATACAATGCAAAAGGTGAGCGTTTCATCAGTGACAGCCGCATTGCAATGTCAAGCTTTCTGGAACGCCTCAAAGGCGAAAACAGAATCAAAGTGATCATCAGAGGGGCGGAATAA
- a CDS encoding HeH/LEM domain-containing protein, protein MKKVITLKRIKYKGEFIPAGKTLELSDGDAAAFAKAGLVSANAAAVAEAEVKELDPSMTIEELIAAIGTMTVKEIKEYLEQLDVSYEPKAKKEDLVRLLAESYKESAAD, encoded by the coding sequence ATGAAAAAAGTCATTACTCTCAAACGCATAAAATATAAAGGCGAGTTCATCCCCGCAGGGAAAACGCTTGAACTCTCCGATGGTGACGCGGCAGCATTCGCGAAAGCAGGGCTTGTCAGCGCAAACGCCGCCGCAGTGGCCGAGGCAGAGGTAAAAGAGCTTGACCCGTCAATGACCATTGAAGAACTCATCGCGGCAATAGGCACAATGACCGTTAAGGAGATCAAAGAGTACCTTGAGCAGCTTGATGTGAGCTACGAACCGAAAGCGAAGAAAGAAGATCTCGTCCGCCTTTTGGCAGAGAGCTATAAAGAATCCGCCGCCGACTGA
- a CDS encoding major capsid protein — protein MSLDIFDIRTLNLAVQEAPAPKTFLINRFFRTTAPLDTTSVDIDIKKRGKSKLAPFVSPMSNGIPMRKSGFETTNVKPAYIHLQTPFDVTELNNRIAGESPYSRALSPSERLAEKVADALVEKRNSIAARVEYMAAQAIVEGKTVIKGEGVDREIDYQRDADLSVELTLGDRWSQSGSKPISDLRAWFKQLAMEGYKPDTVIFGDNAMSAFLANTEVKEYFQALGYNVAALKPERDDNLGVVKFAAPAEFATFFTYGEYYLDEDTSEITPLIPEDSVIVADSKADNRFYHGAIANMKAGGLVAMSEFVWSKDDENGKGTEVHIESSPLPALLHPNSVLVAKVL, from the coding sequence ATGAGCCTCGACATATTTGACATAAGGACCCTGAACCTCGCAGTCCAGGAAGCGCCCGCGCCGAAAACCTTTCTTATCAATAGGTTTTTCAGAACAACGGCTCCGCTGGATACAACATCAGTTGATATAGACATCAAAAAACGCGGCAAGTCAAAGCTTGCTCCGTTCGTAAGCCCCATGAGCAACGGCATACCGATGCGTAAGTCCGGCTTTGAAACAACAAACGTAAAGCCCGCGTACATACATCTCCAGACTCCTTTTGATGTGACGGAACTGAACAACCGCATCGCCGGAGAGTCTCCGTATTCCCGCGCTCTGTCACCGTCTGAGCGGCTTGCGGAAAAGGTTGCAGACGCACTCGTGGAGAAAAGAAACAGCATCGCCGCCAGAGTTGAATATATGGCTGCTCAGGCCATCGTAGAGGGCAAAACGGTCATAAAAGGTGAGGGCGTAGACAGAGAGATAGACTATCAGAGAGACGCTGATCTCTCTGTAGAACTGACACTCGGCGACAGATGGAGTCAGTCCGGCTCAAAGCCCATTTCAGACCTCAGGGCGTGGTTCAAGCAGCTTGCAATGGAAGGCTACAAGCCCGACACTGTGATTTTCGGCGATAACGCCATGTCGGCCTTTCTCGCTAATACAGAAGTTAAGGAATACTTTCAGGCGCTGGGCTACAACGTAGCCGCACTTAAGCCCGAACGCGATGATAATCTCGGCGTTGTCAAGTTCGCCGCCCCTGCGGAGTTCGCGACTTTCTTCACTTACGGCGAGTATTACCTCGATGAGGACACGTCAGAAATAACTCCGCTCATTCCCGAAGACAGCGTGATCGTTGCCGACTCCAAGGCTGACAACCGTTTCTACCACGGCGCAATTGCGAACATGAAAGCGGGCGGACTTGTAGCAATGAGCGAGTTTGTATGGTCAAAAGACGATGAGAACGGCAAAGGAACGGAAGTTCACATCGAAAGCTCACCTCTTCCTGCTCTGCTCCACCCCAACAGTGTGCTTGTCGCGAAGGTGCTGTGA
- a CDS encoding head decoration protein, with protein sequence MSQFIPDNLIAGTFPRQTAGIVLASGSALKRGALLGKDTDGKFKLSLAAAEDGSEDPVAILAEDVDATAGDKVTIAYTTGEFASDELTYGPGHTAESVKDALHIRSIFIKEMF encoded by the coding sequence ATGAGCCAGTTCATACCCGACAACCTGATAGCCGGAACATTCCCGCGCCAGACAGCAGGTATAGTCCTTGCTTCCGGCTCTGCTCTCAAGCGCGGCGCGCTCCTTGGCAAAGACACAGACGGCAAGTTCAAACTGTCCCTCGCCGCCGCGGAAGACGGTTCGGAAGACCCCGTAGCCATCCTCGCAGAGGATGTCGACGCAACCGCGGGCGATAAGGTCACAATCGCATACACCACTGGCGAGTTCGCGTCAGACGAGCTCACCTACGGCCCAGGGCACACGGCAGAAAGCGTAAAAGACGCTCTGCATATCCGCTCAATATTTATCAAGGAGATGTTTTAA
- a CDS encoding S49 family peptidase → MNILTALLDTQWMMSSAKLEQMYEIISAHKDGKIEAVRMKDGEPLKNTRKATVRGNVAIIPITGIIFRYANLFTHICGATAVSDVAKDLNAALENDEVTSIILEINSPGGEVAGIDELAEAIYAARAVKPIKAYAGATCASAAYYIAAAADEIIVNDMAELGSIGVVATICKGCSENVIEIVSSKSPNKRPDAETPEGRAQILRNIDKMADVFISKVAKFRGMTPEEIISAGDHGGLRIGTDAVAHKLADKTGSLESLINELTEDNSMQTKDGTALTATKGSVSAENPENAALTAETVKANHPDIAAALIAEGREAETKRIQSVEAALVPGAEELIQKLKFDGKTTGEQASMQVLQQLKKDGASILGKLETESPVVIPADEKPTAEKAQATLAASLAEKMKSKMENKK, encoded by the coding sequence ATGAATATTTTAACAGCACTTTTAGACACGCAGTGGATGATGTCGTCTGCGAAGCTTGAGCAGATGTACGAGATAATATCCGCTCATAAAGACGGCAAAATAGAGGCCGTCCGGATGAAGGACGGGGAACCGCTTAAAAACACACGCAAAGCCACGGTAAGGGGTAATGTAGCGATAATCCCCATCACAGGCATTATTTTCAGATATGCCAACCTCTTTACGCATATTTGCGGAGCTACAGCCGTTTCCGATGTTGCCAAAGATCTGAACGCCGCTCTCGAAAACGACGAGGTGACATCAATCATTCTCGAAATCAATTCGCCCGGCGGAGAAGTAGCGGGGATTGACGAGCTTGCGGAAGCCATCTACGCCGCCAGAGCAGTGAAGCCCATCAAAGCATACGCAGGGGCAACCTGCGCCAGTGCGGCATATTACATCGCCGCCGCCGCGGATGAAATCATAGTAAACGACATGGCAGAGCTCGGTTCTATCGGCGTTGTGGCAACGATCTGCAAAGGCTGCTCAGAAAACGTAATCGAAATCGTATCATCAAAATCCCCTAACAAACGCCCCGATGCCGAAACCCCTGAAGGCCGCGCGCAGATACTCAGAAACATAGACAAGATGGCGGATGTTTTTATAAGCAAGGTCGCAAAATTCCGCGGCATGACCCCTGAGGAAATCATCAGCGCAGGAGACCACGGCGGACTCAGAATCGGCACGGATGCTGTTGCTCATAAACTCGCCGACAAGACAGGAAGTCTCGAATCACTCATAAACGAATTAACGGAGGATAACTCAATGCAGACAAAAGACGGAACCGCCCTCACTGCAACAAAGGGCTCTGTTTCCGCTGAGAACCCCGAAAACGCCGCTCTCACAGCAGAAACAGTAAAAGCAAACCACCCTGATATAGCCGCCGCTCTCATCGCAGAAGGCAGAGAAGCCGAGACAAAAAGAATACAGTCAGTCGAAGCGGCTCTCGTGCCCGGCGCAGAAGAGCTTATCCAGAAACTCAAATTCGACGGCAAAACAACAGGGGAACAGGCATCAATGCAGGTGCTCCAGCAGCTTAAAAAAGACGGAGCGTCTATTCTCGGCAAACTCGAAACCGAGTCCCCCGTCGTCATCCCTGCGGATGAAAAACCCACCGCAGAAAAAGCTCAGGCAACTCTCGCGGCGAGCTTAGCAGAGAAAATGAAATCGAAAATGGAGAACAAAAAATGA
- a CDS encoding phage portal protein, giving the protein MKPYPAITENLIDKAIRFVAPVAAQKRMAARIRLGMYDAFSGASDKPALKSWRASRGDADSDINSALSVLRPRSRDLARNTLLGRGIIRTCRDNVVGSGLYLDARIDRDVLGMSDAEAEKWEANTEREFELFADSTECDIERCLNFYGLQELAFTSALINGESFGVLTHIKDRNSPYKLVVNLIEADRCSNPDNKFDTEQLTSGIEKDENGAPVKYHFSSFHPGSLRYFAQKKEWYEVPAYNSLGLRNVIHLFEKERVGQTRGIPYLTPVIEALRQLEQYTNAELMAAVISGMYTVFLKDEDYDDIDDLENPDGKKEDAVSETKMSAGTMVHLGKGKTIENPIPGRPNSGFDPFFNAIVKQIGASLGVPFEIMLKIFQSSYSASQAAMHEAWRFFKHRRMWLATYFIQPIYERWLWEAVALGRISAPGFFADPLRRKAYLGAEWVGPAKGMIDEMKQINAAKTRIETGITTLKEETINLTGGDYKKNLRQRGEELKQMEQYGLRGGEI; this is encoded by the coding sequence GTGAAACCCTATCCCGCAATAACCGAAAACCTTATAGATAAAGCAATCCGCTTCGTGGCCCCTGTGGCTGCGCAGAAGCGCATGGCAGCCCGTATCAGACTGGGCATGTATGACGCATTCAGCGGCGCATCAGACAAACCCGCCCTCAAGTCATGGCGCGCCTCCCGCGGCGATGCCGACTCCGATATAAACTCCGCCCTCTCTGTCCTGCGGCCCCGTTCGCGGGATCTCGCCAGAAACACCCTTCTCGGCAGAGGCATAATCCGCACATGCCGTGATAATGTTGTCGGCAGCGGGCTTTATCTCGATGCGCGCATTGACCGTGATGTGCTCGGCATGAGTGACGCTGAGGCCGAGAAGTGGGAGGCAAACACCGAACGCGAGTTTGAACTCTTCGCCGACAGTACAGAGTGCGACATTGAGCGCTGTCTCAATTTTTACGGACTTCAGGAACTGGCGTTTACCTCCGCGCTGATAAACGGCGAATCGTTCGGCGTGCTTACGCATATAAAAGACCGCAACAGCCCTTACAAGCTCGTTGTCAACCTCATCGAGGCGGACAGGTGCTCTAACCCCGACAACAAGTTCGATACAGAGCAGCTCACGTCAGGTATCGAAAAGGACGAAAACGGAGCCCCTGTTAAATACCATTTCTCATCATTCCACCCCGGTTCCCTGCGCTATTTTGCTCAGAAAAAAGAATGGTACGAAGTCCCCGCATATAACTCTCTCGGTCTCCGCAACGTGATACACCTGTTTGAAAAAGAGAGAGTCGGGCAAACAAGAGGAATCCCATATCTGACACCTGTAATTGAAGCTCTGCGCCAGCTGGAGCAGTACACAAACGCCGAGCTCATGGCAGCGGTAATCAGCGGCATGTACACCGTTTTCCTCAAAGACGAAGACTATGACGATATTGACGATCTCGAAAATCCGGACGGCAAAAAAGAGGACGCAGTTTCTGAAACGAAAATGAGTGCCGGAACTATGGTTCATCTCGGCAAAGGTAAAACAATAGAAAACCCCATCCCCGGCAGACCCAACAGTGGTTTTGATCCGTTTTTCAATGCGATTGTAAAGCAGATAGGAGCCTCCCTCGGTGTACCTTTTGAAATCATGCTCAAAATATTCCAGAGCAGCTATTCCGCCAGTCAGGCCGCAATGCACGAAGCATGGCGCTTTTTCAAACACCGCCGCATGTGGCTCGCCACATATTTCATACAGCCGATTTATGAACGCTGGTTATGGGAAGCAGTAGCACTCGGCCGCATTTCCGCGCCGGGCTTTTTTGCTGATCCGCTCCGCAGAAAGGCTTATCTCGGTGCTGAATGGGTAGGCCCCGCGAAAGGCATGATTGATGAAATGAAACAGATTAATGCAGCTAAAACCCGTATCGAAACCGGAATAACAACCCTCAAAGAGGAAACGATTAACTTGACTGGCGGAGACTACAAAAAGAACCTCAGACAAAGAGGAGAGGAGCTTAAACAGATGGAACAATACGGCCTCAGAGGCGGTGAGATATGA
- a CDS encoding DUF6148 family protein: MAGITLDTAKAHLEHWLEADKAVATGQSYTIGSRALTRADAAEIRSNIDYWERKVKTLSRGGGFRRVQVVPL, encoded by the coding sequence ATGGCAGGAATCACCCTTGACACAGCAAAGGCGCACCTTGAACACTGGCTCGAAGCTGATAAAGCTGTGGCCACAGGGCAGAGTTACACAATAGGCAGCCGCGCTCTAACCCGCGCCGATGCCGCTGAAATCCGCTCCAATATCGACTACTGGGAACGCAAAGTCAAAACCCTCTCCCGCGGAGGCGGGTTCCGCAGGGTTCAGGTGGTTCCGCTGTGA